The following proteins are encoded in a genomic region of Nonomuraea muscovyensis:
- a CDS encoding transketolase-like TK C-terminal-containing protein, which produces MGTPTELLRDIERRVLWLSASIVHHANRVRPNPSGLKVGGHQASSASMASIMTSLWFAHLTPEDRVSVKPHASPVLHAINYLLGELDEAYLTTLREFGGLQSYPSRAKDPDPVDYSTGSVGIGATAPIWGALARRYVGAGAGRQFSLIGDAELDEGAVWEAILDPSVRELGEIVWVVDLNRQSLDRVVPHLAAERLRGMFAAADWQVLTLKYGRLLHELFDRPGGDALRARIDRMPNPEYQRLLRCTAPQLRQRLPGGEPAIARLVADLDDITVLRAVRDLGGHDLDALGQAYSAIDDTRPTVIFAYTVKGYGLPTEGHPQNHSSLLTTEQMRDLAGRLGADPGRPWLRFPDGSEQASLCAEAAGRLRRRAVPAHTPPPLPADIGRTPSGTATTQAALGRTLMDLTREAPEAARQVVTVSPDVSSSTNLGGWVNKVGVWSPRERVDWFADDPETILHWREQPTGQHIELGIAETNLVGLLGELGATWSRWGRPLLPIGVLYDPFVSRALEPWSFGIYAGGQSILVGTPSGVTLAPEGGAHQSITTPSIGLEQPGCVTYEPAFAIDVEWTLLACLARLGRPGGGSAYLRLSTRPVDQALAAVPADPAARERRRRQAVAGAYPLRRADRPAVTVAAMGAVVPEALAAADRLERSGVPADVVCVTSPGLLFEALRSRQGREDGPSWILDQAFPARRATPLVTVLDGHPHTLAFLATVNQVPSVPLGVTRFGQSGTIEDVYRHHGIDADSIVTAALDLAPDA; this is translated from the coding sequence ATGGGCACGCCGACCGAGCTGCTGCGGGACATCGAGCGCCGCGTGCTGTGGCTGTCGGCGTCGATCGTGCACCACGCCAACCGGGTGCGCCCCAACCCCTCGGGGCTGAAGGTCGGCGGGCACCAGGCGTCGTCCGCCTCGATGGCGTCCATCATGACGTCGCTGTGGTTCGCGCACCTGACGCCGGAGGACCGGGTGTCGGTGAAGCCGCACGCCTCTCCGGTGCTGCACGCGATCAACTACCTGCTCGGCGAGCTGGACGAGGCGTACCTGACGACGTTGCGTGAGTTCGGCGGGCTGCAGAGCTACCCGAGCCGGGCCAAGGACCCCGACCCGGTGGACTACTCGACCGGATCGGTCGGCATCGGAGCCACCGCGCCGATCTGGGGCGCGCTCGCCCGCCGCTACGTGGGAGCCGGCGCCGGACGGCAGTTCTCCCTGATCGGCGACGCCGAGCTGGACGAGGGCGCCGTCTGGGAGGCGATCCTCGACCCCTCCGTGCGGGAGCTGGGCGAGATCGTGTGGGTGGTCGACCTCAACCGGCAGTCCCTCGACCGGGTGGTGCCGCACCTGGCCGCCGAGCGGCTGCGGGGCATGTTCGCCGCCGCCGACTGGCAGGTGCTCACCCTCAAGTACGGCCGGCTGCTGCACGAGCTGTTCGACCGGCCCGGCGGCGACGCGCTGCGCGCCCGGATCGACCGGATGCCCAACCCCGAGTACCAGCGCCTGCTGCGCTGCACCGCCCCCCAGCTCAGGCAGCGGCTGCCCGGCGGCGAGCCCGCGATCGCCCGGCTGGTCGCCGACCTCGACGACATCACCGTCCTGCGGGCCGTGCGCGACCTCGGCGGGCACGACCTCGACGCGCTCGGCCAGGCCTACTCCGCCATCGACGACACCCGCCCGACCGTGATCTTCGCGTACACGGTGAAGGGGTACGGGCTGCCCACCGAAGGTCACCCGCAGAACCACTCGTCGCTGCTGACCACGGAGCAGATGCGCGACCTCGCCGGCCGGCTCGGCGCCGACCCCGGACGACCCTGGCTGCGCTTCCCTGACGGCAGCGAGCAGGCATCGCTGTGCGCGGAGGCGGCCGGGCGGCTGCGCAGGCGCGCCGTCCCCGCGCACACCCCGCCGCCGCTGCCCGCCGACATCGGCCGCACCCCGTCCGGCACCGCCACCACCCAGGCCGCGCTCGGCCGTACCCTCATGGACCTCACCCGCGAGGCGCCCGAGGCGGCCCGCCAGGTCGTGACCGTCAGCCCGGACGTCAGCTCCAGCACCAACCTGGGCGGCTGGGTGAACAAGGTCGGCGTGTGGTCGCCACGCGAGCGGGTGGACTGGTTCGCCGACGACCCCGAGACGATCCTGCACTGGCGGGAGCAGCCCACCGGGCAGCACATCGAGCTGGGCATCGCCGAGACCAACCTGGTCGGCCTGCTCGGCGAGCTGGGCGCCACCTGGAGCCGGTGGGGCCGGCCGCTGCTGCCGATCGGCGTGCTGTACGACCCGTTCGTGTCACGGGCGCTCGAACCGTGGTCGTTCGGCATCTACGCGGGAGGCCAGTCGATCCTGGTAGGCACCCCGTCCGGGGTCACGCTCGCCCCCGAGGGCGGCGCCCACCAGTCGATCACCACCCCGTCCATCGGGCTCGAACAGCCCGGCTGCGTCACCTACGAGCCCGCTTTCGCCATCGACGTGGAGTGGACGCTGCTCGCCTGCCTGGCACGCCTGGGCCGGCCGGGCGGCGGCTCCGCCTACCTGCGGCTGTCGACGAGGCCGGTGGACCAGGCCCTGGCGGCGGTCCCCGCCGACCCGGCCGCCCGGGAGCGCCGCAGGCGCCAGGCCGTCGCCGGGGCCTACCCGCTGCGCAGGGCCGACCGGCCGGCGGTCACCGTCGCCGCCATGGGCGCCGTCGTGCCGGAGGCGCTCGCGGCCGCCGACCGGCTGGAGCGGTCCGGCGTGCCGGCCGACGTCGTCTGCGTGACCAGCCCCGGCCTGCTGTTCGAGGCGCTGCGCTCCCGTCAGGGGCGGGAGGACGGGCCGAGCTGGATCCTCGACCAGGCCTTCCCGGCGCGGCGGGCGACCCCGCTGGTCACCGTCCTGGACGGGCACCCGCACACGCTGGCCTTCCTGGCCACGGTCAACCAGGTGCCGTCCGTCCCGCTCGGCGTCACCCGATTCGGCCAGTCGGGCACGATCGAGGACGTCTACCGCCATCACGGGATCGACGCCGACAGCATCGTGACCGCCGCCCTCGACCTCGCCCCGGACGCCTGA
- a CDS encoding Lrp/AsnC family transcriptional regulator has product MPSDDRIDAIDARILLALTEQPRATAIALAERTGLSRNTVQARLARLEQGRGLDSFERRIDPAALGCPLTAFVTTQVTQRRLDEVAAALADIPEVLQVHGVSGPTDLLVQIVGADADDLYRIAGRILAIPGVERTNTALVMRRLVGYRISPLLRRLAT; this is encoded by the coding sequence GTGCCAAGCGACGACCGGATCGACGCCATCGACGCCCGCATCCTGCTCGCCCTGACCGAGCAGCCCCGCGCCACCGCCATCGCGCTGGCCGAGCGGACCGGGCTGTCCCGCAACACCGTGCAGGCCCGCCTGGCCCGGCTGGAGCAGGGCAGGGGGCTCGACTCGTTCGAGCGCCGGATCGACCCGGCCGCGCTCGGCTGTCCGCTGACCGCCTTCGTCACCACCCAGGTGACCCAGCGCAGGCTGGACGAGGTCGCCGCCGCGCTGGCGGACATCCCCGAGGTGCTCCAGGTGCACGGCGTCAGCGGCCCCACCGACCTGCTCGTGCAGATCGTCGGGGCCGACGCCGACGACCTCTACCGGATCGCCGGCCGGATCCTCGCCATCCCCGGCGTCGAGCGGACCAACACCGCCCTGGTGATGCGCCGGCTGGTCGGCTATCGCATCTCCCCGCTGCTCCGCCGTCTGGCCACCTGA
- a CDS encoding ABC transporter ATP-binding protein — MKSYLRPYVARLVFIWLVAIVSIGASIALPLVGKEVIDGPVTSGDPGGLLPLGLVALGVGVVEALLIFLRRWTQIRAVLGLETSIRDDLYEHLQRLPMAFHGEWQSGQLLSRATTDLSTIRRFLGFGMLFLVMNILQLTTVTVLLLNMYWPLGLLVAASAVPIVLVSMRFEKRYMKISRQVQDEQGDLATFVEESAIGIRTIKAFGRRHHVYDRYDDAARKVYGTSMDKVRLSARFFTFLEVIPNVTLAMVLLLGALAVGGGALTLGTLVAFTTLMLQLVWPIASLGYILAMAQEAMTSADRVMEVMDTVPAIQGGAVTIAGPRGHLRFEGVGYHFPGADQPVLRDVRLDVRPGETVAIVGATGSGKTTLTSLVPRLLDPTAGRVTIDGHDVRDLTLPSLRQIVATAFEEPTLFSMSVRENLTLGRHDATDEELDDAIRTAQAMFVHDLPWGLDTRIGEQGMSLSGGQRQRLALARAVLSRPRILVLDDTLSALDVETEALVEKALRHVLSDATGIVVAHRASTVLLADKVALLRDGTITHVGRHHELLATVPEYRELLAQDADLDPSEGALR; from the coding sequence ATGAAGTCCTACCTCCGCCCCTACGTGGCCAGACTGGTGTTCATCTGGCTCGTGGCGATCGTCAGCATCGGCGCCAGCATCGCCCTGCCGCTCGTCGGCAAGGAGGTGATCGACGGGCCCGTCACCAGCGGCGACCCGGGCGGCCTGCTCCCTCTCGGCCTCGTGGCGCTCGGCGTGGGCGTCGTCGAAGCATTACTCATCTTCCTGCGGAGATGGACGCAGATCAGGGCGGTGCTCGGTCTGGAGACCAGCATCCGCGACGACCTGTACGAGCACCTGCAGCGGCTGCCCATGGCCTTCCACGGCGAGTGGCAGTCGGGTCAGCTCCTCTCACGCGCCACCACCGACCTGTCGACGATCCGCCGCTTCCTCGGCTTCGGGATGCTCTTCCTGGTCATGAACATCCTGCAGCTCACCACGGTCACGGTGCTGCTGCTGAACATGTACTGGCCGCTGGGGCTCCTGGTGGCGGCCTCGGCCGTACCGATCGTGCTGGTGTCGATGCGCTTCGAGAAGCGCTACATGAAGATCTCCCGGCAGGTGCAGGACGAGCAGGGCGACCTCGCCACGTTCGTCGAGGAGTCGGCCATCGGCATCCGGACGATCAAGGCGTTCGGCCGGCGGCACCACGTCTACGACCGCTACGACGACGCCGCGCGCAAGGTCTACGGCACGTCGATGGACAAGGTGCGGCTGTCGGCGAGGTTCTTCACCTTCCTCGAGGTCATCCCGAACGTCACGCTCGCGATGGTGCTGCTCCTCGGCGCCCTGGCCGTGGGCGGCGGGGCGCTGACGCTGGGCACGCTGGTCGCCTTCACCACGCTGATGCTGCAGCTCGTGTGGCCGATCGCCAGCCTCGGCTACATCCTGGCCATGGCCCAGGAGGCGATGACCTCGGCCGACCGGGTCATGGAGGTCATGGACACCGTGCCCGCCATCCAGGGCGGCGCCGTCACCATCGCCGGCCCGCGCGGCCACCTGCGGTTCGAGGGCGTCGGATACCACTTCCCCGGCGCCGACCAGCCGGTGCTGCGCGACGTGCGGCTCGACGTGCGGCCGGGCGAGACGGTCGCCATCGTGGGCGCCACCGGTTCGGGCAAGACGACGCTGACCTCTCTGGTGCCGAGGCTGCTCGACCCCACGGCCGGCCGGGTCACGATCGACGGGCACGACGTACGCGACCTGACGCTGCCGTCGCTGCGCCAGATCGTCGCGACCGCGTTCGAGGAGCCCACGCTGTTCTCCATGAGCGTGCGCGAGAACCTCACGCTGGGCCGCCACGACGCCACCGACGAGGAGCTCGACGACGCCATCCGCACCGCGCAGGCAATGTTCGTCCACGACCTGCCGTGGGGCCTCGACACCCGCATCGGCGAGCAGGGCATGTCGCTGTCCGGCGGGCAGCGACAGCGGCTGGCCCTGGCCAGGGCGGTGCTCAGCAGGCCCCGCATCCTCGTGCTCGACGACACGCTGTCGGCGCTGGACGTGGAGACCGAGGCGCTGGTGGAGAAGGCGCTGCGCCACGTGCTGAGCGACGCCACCGGCATCGTGGTGGCCCACCGCGCCTCCACCGTGCTGCTCGCCGACAAGGTGGCGCTGCTGCGCGACGGCACGATCACCCACGTCGGCCGGCACCACGAACTCCTGGCCACGGTGCCCGAGTACCGCGAGCTGCTCGCGCAGGACGCCGACCTCGACCCGTCCGAAGGAGCCCTGCGATGA
- a CDS encoding ABC transporter ATP-binding protein: MSAPPAPPASPAPSASSASSAPSAADWRGVASEERDELPDKVSVLLRERSRRLLGDLLSPHRKAIAALTAIIVVSNAAGLAIPYLVKVGIDSGIPPMLRGTGPGTLLTVIGVILASAATQALTRQAFLKMSGRIGQSILLELRRRVFDHFQRLSLSFHEKYTSGRVISRLTSDIEAIAEMLQSGFDSLVTAVLTLFGTAVVLLVLDVHLGLVALLPLPILLLFTRWFRRQSAIVYRRTRETVALVIVHFVESMTGIRAVQAFRREPRNQEIFQRLDDDYRDANARSMKLIALFMPGVKLIGNMTVAAVLVYGGWLALHGEVTVGVLAAFLLYLRQFYEPMQEISQFYNTLQSAGAALEKLSGVLEEEPAVPEPREPRPLPEARGEVRFEGVRFAYVEEMPILPHLDLTVPAGQSVALVGATGAGKTTLAKLISRFYDPTAGRVLLDGVDLRELDEPTLRSAVVMVTQENFLFSGTVADNIRFGRPDATDRQVREAAMAIGAHDFVASLPDGYDTEVGNRGGRMSAGQRQLVAFARAFLADPAVLILDEATSSLDVPSERLVQRALRTILADRTALIIAHRLSTVEIADRVLVMDRGEIVEDGPPDRLIAASGRFAGLHQAWLDSLS, from the coding sequence ATGAGCGCGCCCCCCGCGCCCCCGGCGTCCCCCGCGCCGTCGGCATCCTCGGCATCCTCGGCGCCCTCGGCCGCCGACTGGCGCGGCGTCGCCTCCGAGGAACGCGACGAGCTGCCGGACAAGGTCTCGGTTCTGCTGCGGGAGCGTTCGCGCCGGCTGCTCGGCGACCTGCTGTCGCCGCACCGCAAGGCCATCGCGGCGCTCACCGCGATCATCGTCGTCTCCAACGCGGCGGGCCTGGCCATCCCCTACCTGGTGAAGGTCGGCATCGACTCGGGCATCCCGCCGATGCTGCGCGGCACGGGCCCCGGCACGCTGCTCACGGTGATCGGCGTGATCCTGGCCTCGGCCGCCACCCAGGCGCTCACCCGGCAGGCGTTCCTCAAGATGTCGGGCCGGATCGGCCAGAGCATCCTGCTGGAGCTGCGGCGCCGGGTGTTCGACCACTTCCAGCGGCTGTCGCTGAGCTTCCACGAGAAGTACACCTCGGGCCGGGTGATCTCGCGGCTCACCTCCGACATCGAGGCCATCGCCGAGATGCTCCAGTCCGGCTTCGACAGCCTGGTCACGGCGGTGCTCACCCTCTTCGGCACGGCCGTGGTGCTGCTCGTGCTGGATGTCCACCTGGGGCTGGTGGCGCTGCTGCCGTTGCCGATCCTGCTGCTGTTCACCCGGTGGTTCCGCCGCCAGTCGGCGATCGTCTACCGGCGAACCCGCGAGACGGTGGCGCTGGTCATCGTGCACTTCGTGGAGTCGATGACCGGCATCCGCGCCGTGCAGGCGTTCCGCAGGGAGCCGCGCAACCAGGAGATCTTCCAGCGGCTCGACGACGACTACCGCGACGCCAACGCGCGCAGCATGAAGCTGATCGCGCTGTTCATGCCGGGTGTCAAGCTCATCGGCAACATGACCGTCGCCGCCGTCCTGGTGTACGGCGGCTGGCTGGCCCTGCACGGCGAGGTCACGGTGGGCGTGCTGGCCGCGTTCCTGCTGTACCTGCGCCAGTTCTACGAGCCGATGCAGGAGATCAGCCAGTTCTACAACACGCTCCAGTCGGCGGGCGCCGCGCTGGAGAAGCTGTCGGGCGTGCTGGAGGAGGAGCCGGCCGTGCCGGAGCCGCGCGAGCCGCGGCCGCTGCCCGAGGCGCGCGGCGAGGTGCGGTTCGAGGGGGTCCGCTTCGCCTACGTCGAGGAGATGCCGATCCTGCCGCACCTCGACCTGACCGTCCCGGCCGGGCAGAGCGTGGCGCTGGTGGGGGCGACCGGCGCCGGGAAGACGACGCTGGCCAAGCTGATCTCCCGGTTCTACGACCCGACGGCGGGCCGGGTGCTGCTCGACGGCGTGGACCTGCGGGAGCTGGACGAGCCGACGCTGCGGTCCGCGGTCGTCATGGTGACGCAGGAGAACTTCCTGTTCAGCGGCACCGTGGCCGACAACATCAGGTTCGGCCGGCCCGACGCCACCGATCGGCAGGTGCGCGAGGCCGCCATGGCGATCGGCGCGCACGACTTCGTCGCCTCCCTGCCCGACGGCTACGACACCGAGGTGGGCAACCGCGGCGGCCGGATGTCGGCGGGGCAGCGGCAGCTCGTCGCGTTCGCGCGGGCGTTCCTCGCCGACCCGGCGGTGCTCATCCTCGACGAGGCCACGTCGAGCCTGGACGTGCCGAGCGAGCGGCTGGTGCAGCGGGCGCTGCGCACGATCCTCGCCGACCGGACCGCGCTGATCATCGCCCACCGGCTGTCGACCGTGGAGATCGCCGACCGGGTGCTGGTCATGGACCGCGGTGAGATCGTGGAGGACGGCCCGCCCGACCGGCTCATCGCCGCCTCGGGCCGGTTCGCCGGCCTGCACCAGGCGTGGCTGGACAGCCTGAGCTGA
- a CDS encoding DUF202 domain-containing protein produces MSREIWDPGLQSERTRLAWVRTAVMLATGGIAGAGLVLRHGPPPATGVSAVAFALAALSGAVLLTRTGVRFRRVQGALHGGRPVDSRPDALLAWLGTLCAVAGAAVFVLSA; encoded by the coding sequence ATGTCACGCGAGATCTGGGACCCGGGACTACAGAGCGAACGCACCAGGCTGGCCTGGGTCCGCACCGCCGTGATGCTGGCCACCGGCGGGATCGCCGGCGCGGGACTCGTGCTGCGGCACGGCCCGCCGCCCGCCACCGGCGTGTCCGCCGTGGCGTTCGCGCTCGCCGCCCTGTCCGGCGCCGTGCTGCTGACGCGGACCGGCGTCAGGTTCCGACGGGTGCAGGGGGCGCTGCACGGCGGCCGGCCCGTCGACAGCCGGCCGGACGCGCTGCTCGCCTGGCTCGGCACGCTGTGCGCGGTCGCGGGCGCGGCGGTGTTCGTGCTCAGCGCGTGA
- a CDS encoding YidH family protein, translated as MEPDPRFTLANERTFLTWLSTALALSAGGVAIAAVPEGVFVPWARTALAVILVTLSALAAGMAYPRWRNIQRALREQAPLPPPALAAVFGYGVAAVAVIALVLILLAA; from the coding sequence ATGGAGCCGGATCCGCGTTTCACCCTCGCGAACGAACGCACCTTCCTGACGTGGCTCAGCACCGCGCTGGCGCTCAGCGCCGGCGGCGTGGCCATCGCGGCGGTGCCGGAAGGCGTGTTCGTCCCGTGGGCCCGCACCGCTCTGGCCGTCATCCTGGTCACCCTCTCCGCGCTGGCGGCCGGCATGGCCTACCCGCGCTGGCGCAACATCCAGCGCGCGCTGCGCGAGCAGGCGCCCCTCCCGCCCCCCGCCCTCGCGGCCGTGTTCGGCTACGGGGTGGCGGCCGTCGCCGTCATCGCCCTGGTGCTCATCCTGCTCGCGGCCTGA
- a CDS encoding ABC transporter substrate-binding protein: MKSRYVVVSAALVALLSACGVIRGDDEGSKGAQAAGVTSEPCPAAVDKNKGCIYLGTVSDLTAGPFAALAVPITDAQKAFWARVNKAGGIGGTYEVDVTKFVRDNKYNPEVHRQVYNEMKDQVLGLAQTLGSPTTAAILGDLKANSVVAAPASWTSAWEFEDVILETGANYCVEAMNSVDYAMETYKPKSVMAVHLAGDYGADAAAGAKIAAERNGLTFTSVETPSGATEQGRAITEITKNKPDLVILTTGPADAATIVGQAAAAGFKGRFIGTGPTWNPALLKSPAAPALKALYEQSAPGKPWDSDTPGHQAMREALPGVTPNDGYTSGWAWAYPMKAALEKMVASGDVSRKGLLAAVKSLQTVDYEGMLPPEAGNFAGDPNAATFRQTLVNKLDDKAPTGVTTVKDFFVGPTAQGHTFDGPCYAKL, from the coding sequence ATGAAGAGTCGCTATGTGGTGGTCTCTGCCGCGTTGGTGGCCCTTCTGTCCGCGTGCGGCGTCATCCGGGGGGACGACGAGGGCAGCAAGGGCGCCCAGGCGGCAGGGGTCACCAGCGAACCCTGTCCGGCCGCGGTGGACAAGAACAAGGGCTGCATCTACCTCGGCACGGTCTCCGACCTGACCGCCGGGCCGTTCGCGGCGCTGGCCGTGCCGATCACCGACGCGCAGAAGGCGTTCTGGGCGCGGGTCAACAAGGCGGGCGGCATCGGCGGCACGTACGAGGTGGACGTCACCAAGTTCGTCCGCGACAACAAGTACAACCCCGAGGTGCACCGGCAGGTCTACAACGAGATGAAGGACCAGGTGCTCGGCCTGGCCCAGACGCTCGGCTCGCCCACCACCGCGGCCATCCTCGGCGACCTCAAGGCCAACAGCGTCGTGGCGGCCCCGGCGTCGTGGACCTCGGCGTGGGAGTTCGAGGACGTCATCCTCGAGACCGGCGCCAACTACTGCGTGGAGGCGATGAACTCCGTCGACTACGCGATGGAGACCTACAAGCCCAAGAGCGTCATGGCCGTCCACCTGGCCGGAGACTACGGAGCCGACGCCGCCGCCGGAGCCAAGATCGCCGCCGAGCGCAACGGCCTGACGTTCACCAGCGTCGAGACGCCCTCCGGCGCCACCGAGCAGGGCCGCGCCATCACCGAGATCACCAAGAACAAGCCCGACCTGGTCATCCTCACCACCGGGCCCGCCGACGCCGCCACCATCGTCGGCCAGGCGGCCGCGGCCGGCTTCAAGGGCCGGTTCATCGGTACCGGCCCCACCTGGAACCCCGCCCTGCTCAAGTCACCCGCCGCCCCCGCCCTGAAGGCCCTGTACGAGCAGTCGGCGCCGGGCAAGCCGTGGGACTCCGACACGCCCGGCCACCAGGCCATGCGCGAGGCGCTGCCCGGCGTGACCCCCAACGACGGCTACACCTCCGGCTGGGCGTGGGCGTACCCGATGAAGGCGGCGCTGGAGAAGATGGTCGCGAGCGGCGACGTCAGCCGCAAGGGCCTGCTCGCGGCGGTCAAGAGCCTGCAGACCGTCGACTACGAGGGCATGCTGCCGCCCGAGGCGGGCAACTTCGCCGGTGACCCCAACGCGGCGACGTTCCGCCAGACCCTCGTCAACAAGCTCGACGACAAGGCCCCGACCGGGGTCACCACGGTGAAGGACTTCTTCGTCGGGCCGACCGCCCAGGGCCACACCTTCGACGGGCCCTGCTACGCCAAGCTCTAG
- a CDS encoding branched-chain amino acid ABC transporter permease, giving the protein MRGRPLLHTSYAQDMALLDTPAKRVSTGLLVLLALGLSVVLADRSLEVLAGAYVLAIGAIGLNIVTGYAGQVSLGHAFFVAIGAYTAAALSGPTGQDVIGYGVAEIWIWLPAAGLVAAAAGVLVAPLATRLRGLYLAIVTLGLVFLGEHVLKEWKALTGGPGVGREAAVPQLLGYRLDQDGPLGTREQVLYLLMLVLLVAFAVAARNLARSRVGRAFAAIRDRDIAAAVMGVPLTRYKVLAFGISSFYAGCAGGLLYSVSGYVEPGSFSLLMSVQFIAMVLIGGVATVSGAIAGALFISLLQPLTRALPSLLPVISADTTQTPNVFQVETVLYGLLIVLFLVFEPRGLFGLWVRARNYWKSWPFSY; this is encoded by the coding sequence GTGCGCGGGCGGCCGCTGCTCCACACCTCCTACGCCCAGGACATGGCGCTGCTCGACACCCCCGCCAAGCGGGTCTCGACCGGGCTGCTCGTCCTGCTGGCCCTCGGGCTGTCCGTGGTGCTCGCCGACCGTTCCCTGGAGGTGCTGGCCGGGGCGTACGTGCTGGCCATCGGGGCGATCGGGCTGAACATCGTCACCGGGTACGCGGGGCAGGTGTCGCTCGGGCACGCCTTCTTCGTCGCGATCGGCGCCTACACCGCGGCCGCCCTGTCGGGGCCCACCGGCCAGGACGTCATCGGCTACGGCGTGGCCGAGATCTGGATCTGGCTGCCCGCGGCCGGGCTCGTCGCCGCCGCGGCCGGGGTGCTGGTCGCGCCGCTCGCCACCCGGCTGCGCGGCCTCTACCTGGCCATCGTCACGCTCGGCCTGGTCTTCCTCGGCGAGCACGTGCTCAAGGAGTGGAAGGCGCTCACCGGCGGGCCCGGCGTCGGGCGGGAGGCGGCGGTTCCCCAGCTCCTCGGCTACCGGCTCGACCAGGACGGGCCGCTCGGGACCCGGGAGCAGGTGCTCTACCTGCTGATGCTGGTGCTGCTCGTCGCCTTCGCCGTGGCGGCCCGCAACCTCGCCCGCTCGCGGGTCGGCCGGGCGTTCGCGGCGATCCGCGACCGTGACATCGCCGCCGCCGTCATGGGCGTGCCCCTCACTCGCTACAAGGTGCTGGCGTTCGGCATCTCCTCCTTCTACGCCGGCTGCGCCGGCGGCCTGCTCTACAGCGTCTCCGGGTACGTGGAGCCGGGCTCGTTCAGCCTGCTGATGTCGGTGCAGTTCATCGCGATGGTGCTGATCGGCGGGGTCGCCACCGTGTCCGGCGCGATCGCGGGCGCGCTGTTCATCTCGCTGCTGCAGCCGCTGACCCGGGCGCTGCCGTCGCTGCTGCCGGTGATCAGCGCCGACACGACGCAGACGCCCAACGTGTTCCAGGTCGAGACCGTGCTCTACGGGCTGCTCATCGTGCTGTTCCTCGTCTTCGAGCCGCGCGGGCTGTTCGGCCTGTGGGTCCGCGCCCGCAACTACTGGAAGTCCTGGCCGTTCTCCTACTAG
- a CDS encoding branched-chain amino acid ABC transporter permease, whose amino-acid sequence MKALLETVIRGLGNGSVYALLALGFVIIYKATRVISFAQPALMLAGAVAVSYLAEVTGFYAAVLLAGLLIAGVALAVERVAIRPMVGRPVFVVAIITLGVDIVVRVVVNAFIGRDVRQVGDPWGFDQVALGPLVVQQRWLAMLAVTAVLVALLFAFFRYTRYGLAMRAAAFDQETALAQGVSVGMVFALSWGLAGFLAAVAGTFVGTGQGIEQGTWVIALKALPAIIVGGLDSLGGAVAGGLVVGVVESLFQSYQGEYAPWLGQNFAVVTPYVVMLVVLLVRPYGLFGTREVERV is encoded by the coding sequence GTGAAGGCGCTGCTGGAAACGGTCATCAGGGGGCTGGGCAACGGCTCGGTCTACGCGCTGCTGGCACTCGGATTCGTGATCATCTACAAGGCGACCCGGGTGATCAGCTTCGCCCAGCCCGCCCTCATGCTGGCCGGCGCGGTCGCGGTCAGCTACCTGGCGGAGGTGACCGGGTTCTACGCCGCCGTGCTGCTGGCCGGGCTGCTCATCGCCGGCGTGGCCCTGGCCGTCGAGCGCGTCGCGATCCGGCCCATGGTGGGGCGGCCGGTGTTCGTGGTGGCGATCATCACGCTGGGCGTCGACATCGTCGTGCGCGTCGTGGTCAACGCCTTCATCGGCAGGGACGTGCGGCAGGTGGGCGACCCGTGGGGGTTCGACCAGGTCGCGCTCGGACCGCTGGTCGTGCAGCAGCGCTGGCTGGCCATGCTCGCGGTGACGGCGGTGCTCGTCGCGCTGCTGTTCGCGTTCTTCCGGTACACGCGATACGGGCTGGCGATGCGGGCGGCGGCGTTCGACCAGGAGACGGCGCTGGCCCAGGGCGTGTCGGTGGGCATGGTGTTCGCGCTGTCGTGGGGGCTGGCCGGGTTCCTGGCCGCCGTCGCCGGGACGTTCGTCGGCACCGGGCAGGGCATCGAGCAGGGCACCTGGGTCATCGCGCTCAAGGCGCTGCCCGCGATCATCGTGGGCGGGCTCGACTCGCTCGGCGGCGCCGTCGCCGGCGGGCTGGTCGTGGGGGTGGTCGAGTCGCTGTTCCAGTCCTACCAGGGCGAGTACGCGCCGTGGCTGGGCCAGAACTTCGCCGTCGTCACGCCGTACGTGGTGATGTTGGTCGTCCTGCTGGTCAGGCCGTACGGCCTGTTCGGCACCCGGGAGGTCGAGCGGGTATGA